In a single window of the Zea mays cultivar B73 chromosome 5, Zm-B73-REFERENCE-NAM-5.0, whole genome shotgun sequence genome:
- the LOC541837 gene encoding glutathione transferase24, with protein MSSPQSAAPPVKLITAFGSPFAHRVEVALALKGVPYELVVEDLANKSELLLTHNPVHQSVPVLLHGDRAVCESLVIVEYVDETFHHGAAPGILPADPYDRATARFWADFIDNKCLKPMWLSMWTDGEAQARFVRETKESLGVLDAQLQGKRFFAGDALGFVDLAACTLAHWLGVLEEVAGVHLIAADGEYPALRRWAKEYVSDEVVSRSLPDRDELVAFFTASKERYKSWVRAEVERH; from the exons ATGTCATCGCCGCAGTCAGCAGCGCCGCCCGTGAAGCTGATCACGGCGTTCGGCAGCCCGTTCGCCCACCGCGTGGAGGTGGCGCTCGCTCTCAAGGGGGTGCCGTACGAGCTGGTCGTGGAGGACCTAGCCAACAAGAGCGAGCTGCTGCTCACGCACAACCCAGTCCACCAGTCGGTCCCTGTCCTCCTCCACGGTGACCGCGCTGTCTGCGAGTCCCTCGTCATCGTCGAGTACGTCGACGAGACCTTCCACCATGGCGCGGCGCCGGGGATCCTCCCGGCCGACCCCTACGACCGCGCCACCGCCCGCTTCTGGGCTGACTTCATCGACAACAAG TGCTTGAAGCCGATGTGGCTGTCGATGTGGACGGACGGCGAGGCGCAGGCGCGGTTCGTCAGGGAGACGAAGGAGAGCCTGGGGGTGCTGGACGCGCAACTCCAGGGGAAGAGGTTCTTCGCCGGCGACGCGCTCGGCTTCGTCGACCTCGCCGCCTGCACGCTGGCTCACTGGCTAGGCGTGCTGGAGGAAGTGGCCGGAGTGCACCTGATAGCGGCGGACGGCGAGTACCCCGCTCTGCGCCGCTGGGCCAAGGAGTACGTCTCCGATGAGGTCGTGAGCCGGTCGCTGCCGGACAGGGACGAGCTCGTCGCCTTCTTCACCGCCAGCAAGGAGAGGTACAAGTCGTGGGTCAGGGCAGAGGTGGAGCGACATTGA